From the genome of Neisseria sp. oral taxon 014 str. F0314:
ACTGCTGCGTTCGGCATTCCGCAAATTTCCACCGGCGACATGCTCCGCGCTGCGATTAAAGCAGGCACGCCGCTGGGTTTGGAAGCGAAAAAAATCATTGACGAAGGCGGCTTGGTGCGCGACGACATCATCATCGGCATGGTGAAAGAGCGCATTGCGCAAGACGACTGCAAAAACGGTTTCTTGTTCGACGGCTTCCCGCGCACGCTGGCACAAGCCGAAGCAATGGTTGAAGCGGGCGTGGATTTGGATGCAGTGGTTGAAATCGACGTACCTGACAGCGTGATTGTCGACCGCATGAGCGGCCGCCGTGTCCACCTGGCCTCCGGCCGCACCTACCACGTTACCTACAATCCGCCCAAAGTCGAAGGCAAAGACGACGTAACCGGCGAAGATTTGATTCAGCGCGACGACGACAAAGAAGAAACCGTCAAAAAACGCCTTGCCGTGTACCACGAGCAAACCGAAGTGCTGGTCGATTTTTACAGCAAGCTGGAAGGCGAACACGCGCCGAAATACATCAAGGTTGACGGCACTCAGCCGGTAGAAGCCGTGAAAGCCGAAGTATTGGGCGCATTGGGCAAATAAATCGAAAAGGTCGTACCCACGGGCAGGCTTCGCACTCTGAAAACAGGAAATCAGGTTTTCAGACGACCTATTTTTGATAAACAGCGTGATAGACAATAACGGCCGTGCCTACAGGCAAAACCCGAA
Proteins encoded in this window:
- the adk gene encoding adenylate kinase; the protein is MKVLLLGAPGAGKGTQAQFITAAFGIPQISTGDMLRAAIKAGTPLGLEAKKIIDEGGLVRDDIIIGMVKERIAQDDCKNGFLFDGFPRTLAQAEAMVEAGVDLDAVVEIDVPDSVIVDRMSGRRVHLASGRTYHVTYNPPKVEGKDDVTGEDLIQRDDDKEETVKKRLAVYHEQTEVLVDFYSKLEGEHAPKYIKVDGTQPVEAVKAEVLGALGK